In Deferribacter desulfuricans SSM1, the following are encoded in one genomic region:
- a CDS encoding helix-turn-helix transcriptional regulator: protein MVQEKLLRLKDVLEIIPVGRSTWYEGIKKGIFPKPIKLGRSSFWKLSDIQKLIEDTAYVAI from the coding sequence ATGGTACAAGAAAAGCTTTTAAGATTGAAGGATGTTTTGGAAATCATTCCTGTTGGCAGGTCTACTTGGTATGAAGGAATTAAGAAAGGAATATTTCCAAAACCAATTAAACTGGGAAGATCAAGTTTCTGGAAACTGAGTGATATTCAAAAGCTTATTGAAGATACCGCCTATGTAGCAATTTAA
- a CDS encoding IS5 family transposase, translating to MPSKEIKGMTVSDIAAQDKLSKQKRNRLRLLNELINFSKIEKKLKKKYKYTENASGQPAYPPLLLFKIVFLQNLYNLSDYEIEGALHDRLSFTDFVGLSMEDAVPDHSTISRFRKRLCELNLDKVLFEEINRQLKQSGFILEKGVIVDATVIEAKSRPDKCIEPKNEEESSSKEETAKKGGVDINYSREEEASWLKKGNEVYYGYKAHVVSDAIDGFILAVNMTGANVHESGCLESLISELRDKGYNVPMVFADKGYSSKKNRDILKSKDIEDFIMHKKAKGGKLSELQKELNNLCKQVRYRIERSFGTLKSQYGLNRSRYMGLRKVLYEFLMKSICFNVTKAIRLCF from the coding sequence ATGCCTTCAAAAGAGATAAAAGGGATGACAGTATCTGACATAGCAGCTCAAGATAAATTATCAAAACAAAAGCGTAATAGATTAAGACTGTTAAATGAGTTAATAAACTTTTCAAAGATCGAGAAAAAGCTAAAAAAGAAGTACAAATACACAGAGAATGCGAGTGGTCAACCAGCCTATCCACCGTTATTACTGTTCAAGATAGTATTTTTGCAGAATTTGTACAATTTAAGTGATTATGAGATAGAGGGAGCCTTACATGACAGATTAAGTTTTACGGATTTTGTGGGATTATCGATGGAAGATGCTGTACCAGATCATTCTACAATAAGCAGATTCAGGAAGAGATTATGTGAGTTAAATTTGGACAAGGTATTATTTGAAGAAATAAACAGACAGCTCAAGCAATCTGGATTTATTTTAGAAAAAGGAGTGATAGTTGATGCTACAGTAATAGAAGCTAAAAGTCGTCCAGATAAGTGTATAGAGCCCAAAAATGAAGAAGAATCTTCATCAAAAGAAGAAACAGCAAAGAAAGGGGGCGTGGATATCAACTATTCCAGAGAAGAGGAAGCTAGTTGGTTAAAGAAGGGAAATGAAGTTTATTATGGTTACAAGGCGCATGTAGTGAGTGATGCAATAGATGGTTTTATTTTAGCAGTAAATATGACAGGAGCAAATGTACATGAATCAGGCTGTTTAGAGTCATTGATATCAGAGTTAAGGGATAAGGGTTACAATGTTCCAATGGTATTTGCAGATAAGGGATATAGTAGCAAGAAGAATCGAGATATATTGAAGTCAAAGGATATAGAAGATTTTATTATGCATAAAAAGGCAAAGGGCGGGAAATTAAGTGAGTTACAGAAAGAGCTAAATAATTTGTGTAAACAGGTGAGATATAGGATTGAGCGTAGCTTTGGTACATTGAAGAGTCAATATGGTCTAAATAGATCGAGATATATGGGTTTGCGTAAGGTGTTGTATGAATTTCTGATGAAATCGATATGTTTTAACGTAACAAAAGCAATCAGATTATGTTTTTAA
- the istB gene encoding IS21-like element helper ATPase IstB, giving the protein MGRNENLKVAIEYYCKLLSLPLIKEIYMKEAEEAAKGKICYQQFLYNVLKQQAEMRLDNSIKRRIKKAKFPFFKTIEEYDFSFQPEIDEKLIRELSELHFMEEAKNILFVGPPGVGKTHLAVGIGIKAAMMRKRVLFYNTEELMTELIAAKIGNKTAEYIESLSRIDLLIIDELGYLEIEKSASSLFFKLISRRYEKKSTIITTNKPFEEWNDIFGDEIVAAAILDRLLHHSYPFLINGKSYRMKELFKNDN; this is encoded by the coding sequence ATGGGCAGAAATGAAAATTTGAAGGTAGCGATAGAATATTATTGTAAATTACTGTCTTTGCCCTTGATAAAAGAGATTTATATGAAAGAGGCAGAAGAAGCGGCAAAGGGCAAAATATGTTATCAACAATTTTTGTATAACGTATTAAAGCAACAGGCAGAAATGAGATTGGATAATTCTATTAAGAGAAGAATTAAGAAGGCCAAATTTCCATTTTTCAAGACGATAGAGGAGTATGATTTTAGTTTTCAGCCGGAGATTGATGAGAAATTGATTCGAGAATTAAGTGAATTACATTTTATGGAAGAAGCAAAAAATATTTTGTTTGTAGGCCCTCCTGGAGTAGGTAAAACGCATTTGGCAGTAGGGATTGGAATAAAAGCAGCGATGATGCGAAAGAGGGTCTTATTTTATAATACAGAAGAGTTAATGACAGAATTAATAGCTGCTAAAATAGGTAATAAAACAGCAGAATATATAGAATCATTATCAAGGATAGATTTGTTAATAATAGATGAATTGGGTTATTTAGAAATAGAGAAATCAGCTTCATCGTTATTTTTCAAATTGATATCAAGAAGATATGAAAAGAAATCTACAATAATAACTACAAATAAACCTTTTGAAGAATGGAATGATATATTTGGGGATGAAATAGTTGCGGCAGCTATATTGGATAGGTTATTGCATCACAGCTATCCGTTCTTGATAAATGGTAAAAGTTATAGAATGAAAGAACTTTTTAAAAATGATAATTAA
- a CDS encoding IS256 family transposase produces the protein MNNYNLAELFEKRKDIREVFMEFMSQQFVNFLEKLGEIEREIHCTVNEDSKNGHYTRNFDTFFGKIEGVKIPRTRRTKFHPSFLEPYKRTTFELDEIVLSMYQGGCSTKDIVRTLENLLGQKYSPRWVSKITDDILEEIEKYHNRRFDRWYPVLFIDGTYLKLRRDTVSSEVVYTVMGIDEEGHKEILSFYLFGGSGESALNWKELLYELRERGLQEPVLVIADGLKGIKEAVLEVYPKVDFQSCVVHKVRSSLSKIRKYDESAVTEDMKNIYMQETEEGFLNKYKEFCKKWSVKYPEMIALWEKDLPELMTYLKYPALMRPYIYTTNPLERFHKEVKRRTKVIEVFNDKKALEKVLFLVILEMNGSYKSRKMKHWDYFLAVLRNKRAEKYGRLQEDKNLTQN, from the coding sequence ATGAATAATTATAATTTAGCTGAATTGTTTGAAAAAAGAAAGGATATTCGAGAAGTTTTTATGGAATTTATGTCACAACAATTTGTTAATTTTTTAGAAAAGCTTGGAGAAATAGAAAGAGAGATCCATTGTACGGTTAATGAAGACAGTAAAAATGGTCATTATACAAGAAATTTTGATACGTTTTTTGGTAAGATAGAAGGAGTAAAAATACCAAGGACAAGAAGAACCAAGTTTCATCCATCATTTTTAGAGCCATACAAACGCACAACATTTGAATTGGATGAAATAGTATTATCTATGTATCAAGGTGGTTGTTCAACAAAAGATATAGTCCGCACATTGGAAAATTTGCTTGGTCAAAAGTATTCTCCCAGGTGGGTAAGCAAAATAACAGATGATATATTGGAAGAAATAGAAAAGTATCATAATAGAAGATTTGACCGTTGGTATCCAGTTTTGTTTATAGATGGGACATACTTAAAATTGAGAAGAGATACAGTATCAAGTGAAGTTGTTTATACAGTTATGGGTATAGATGAGGAAGGGCATAAAGAGATACTTTCCTTTTATTTATTTGGTGGCAGTGGAGAGAGTGCATTAAACTGGAAAGAACTGTTATATGAGCTAAGGGAAAGGGGATTACAAGAACCAGTATTAGTAATTGCAGATGGATTAAAAGGTATAAAAGAAGCGGTATTAGAAGTTTATCCTAAGGTAGATTTTCAGAGTTGTGTAGTTCATAAGGTAAGAAGCTCATTATCCAAGATACGCAAATATGATGAGAGTGCAGTAACAGAAGATATGAAAAATATTTATATGCAAGAAACTGAAGAAGGATTTTTGAATAAATATAAAGAATTTTGCAAGAAATGGTCAGTAAAATATCCAGAAATGATTGCTTTATGGGAAAAGGATTTACCAGAATTAATGACATATTTAAAATATCCAGCTTTAATGAGGCCTTATATTTATACTACCAATCCATTAGAAAGGTTTCATAAAGAAGTTAAAAGGAGGACGAAAGTTATAGAGGTATTTAATGATAAGAAAGCGTTAGAGAAGGTATTATTTTTAGTAATATTAGAGATGAATGGCAGTTACAAATCCCGAAAGATGAAACATTGGGATTATTTTCTAGCAGTATTGAGAAATAAAAGGGCTGAAAAATATGGTAGATTACAGGAGGATAAAAATCTTACACAAAATTAG
- the rhuM gene encoding RhuM family protein yields MNSENQLVIFEDKDKKVEVRLEKETIWLNLSQISTLFDKDKSVISRHIKNIFESGELNRGSTVAKFATVQIEGKRKVKRTIEYFNLDVIISVGYRVNSRKATQFRIWATNVLKNYLIKGYAINEKKLTQEKLKELENTIKFIKENINTPSLTASEAKGMLEIIEKYALVWRWIEEYDTGKIEAKITREVKKKISYEDAKEAIEELKNYLIERNEASEIFGIERDRGLFESALNNIYQSFSGKELYPSFEEKAANLLYLIIKNHPFVDGNKRIGALLFLKFLYENLSKEELFHRFNSNTLTALCYLVAASPPEQKEQLIKLIMNFIAFEG; encoded by the coding sequence ATGAACAGTGAAAATCAACTTGTCATTTTTGAAGACAAAGATAAAAAAGTTGAAGTCAGATTAGAGAAGGAAACAATATGGTTAAACCTTAGTCAAATTTCAACACTTTTCGACAAAGATAAATCTGTTATTTCAAGACACATTAAAAATATTTTTGAATCCGGAGAATTAAATAGGGGGTCAACTGTTGCAAAATTTGCAACAGTTCAAATAGAGGGAAAAAGAAAAGTAAAAAGGACAATTGAATATTTTAATCTTGATGTCATAATATCTGTTGGCTATCGTGTAAACTCAAGAAAAGCTACTCAATTTAGAATCTGGGCTACAAATGTTTTGAAGAACTATCTTATAAAAGGGTATGCAATAAATGAAAAAAAACTCACACAAGAAAAACTTAAAGAACTAGAAAATACAATTAAATTTATAAAAGAAAACATTAATACACCTTCACTTACAGCATCTGAAGCAAAAGGGATGCTTGAGATTATAGAAAAGTATGCTTTGGTGTGGAGATGGATAGAAGAGTACGACACAGGAAAGATTGAAGCAAAAATTACGAGAGAGGTTAAAAAAAAGATAAGTTATGAAGATGCAAAAGAGGCAATAGAAGAACTTAAAAATTATTTAATAGAAAGAAATGAAGCGTCAGAAATTTTTGGAATTGAACGGGATAGAGGGCTTTTTGAAAGTGCATTAAATAACATTTATCAAAGTTTTTCAGGCAAAGAGCTTTATCCATCCTTTGAAGAAAAAGCGGCAAATCTGTTATATTTGATTATAAAAAATCATCCATTTGTTGATGGTAACAAAAGGATTGGGGCTTTGCTATTTTTGAAGTTTTTATACGAAAACTTATCAAAAGAGGAGCTATTTCATAGATTCAACAGTAATACTTTAACTGCTTTGTGCTATCTTGTAGCTGCAAGCCCCCCAGAGCAAAAAGAGCAATTAATAAAACTTATAATGAATTTCATAGCGTTTGAAGGGTGA
- a CDS encoding ATP-binding protein, which yields MKLEKVLHQPENRKLEFKETLPNKSDLCKTVISFANDAGGELYIGIKDNPREVIGVPEEDLLQIEEIISSTIHDNCYPLILPEILFANYNGKYVVIVKIFKGNTPPYYLKSKGKENGTFIRVGLTNRLANKEIIEELERQKQGISFDSLPVYSKSVDELDISLFAHQFEETVGEKLTKTILNKLNLVVKDQNRQFPTNALILLSNDEIRNKLFPFAKIECARFKGTIPGDFIDQKTIDEPLSFQAEEAYKFVLRHISQGSTYEGVYRKDRWEYPVIAIREVIRNAVIHRDYSLKGKDIKIAIFDDKIEITSPGKLMPTIDFDDMESGQSDIRNKVLASVFKKLGIIEQWGNGLRLIADDLRKYPEIKFEWSEPGISFRVTFRKINYSPETKKTALTESADDYGRLRTVADDYERLRTIANDYERLTLEEKEILLYILDNGKITRKKATEILNIQKTKAHKILSSLVEKNLIQRQGKGRSTYYVLKN from the coding sequence ATGAAGTTAGAGAAGGTTTTACATCAACCAGAAAACAGAAAGCTTGAATTTAAAGAAACATTGCCAAATAAATCTGATTTATGTAAAACCGTTATATCATTTGCCAATGATGCCGGCGGTGAACTTTATATTGGCATCAAAGACAATCCGAGAGAAGTAATTGGAGTGCCGGAAGAAGATTTATTACAGATAGAAGAAATAATTAGTAGTACTATTCATGATAATTGCTATCCTCTTATTTTGCCAGAAATTTTATTTGCGAATTACAATGGGAAATATGTTGTAATAGTTAAAATATTCAAAGGCAATACTCCACCATATTATCTGAAAAGCAAAGGAAAAGAAAATGGAACCTTTATTAGAGTTGGTTTAACAAATCGTCTTGCCAATAAAGAGATTATTGAAGAATTAGAAAGACAAAAGCAAGGCATATCATTTGACTCGTTGCCTGTATATTCAAAAAGTGTAGATGAGTTGGATATTTCACTTTTTGCCCATCAGTTCGAAGAAACTGTAGGGGAGAAATTAACTAAAACCATTTTAAATAAACTAAATCTGGTAGTTAAAGACCAGAATAGACAGTTTCCCACAAACGCTTTAATATTGTTATCAAACGATGAAATTAGAAATAAACTTTTCCCCTTTGCAAAAATAGAGTGTGCAAGGTTTAAAGGAACTATACCCGGAGATTTTATTGACCAAAAGACTATTGATGAGCCTTTGAGTTTTCAGGCAGAAGAAGCCTATAAATTTGTTTTAAGGCATATTTCTCAAGGCTCGACATATGAAGGAGTTTATAGGAAAGACAGGTGGGAGTATCCAGTTATTGCCATTCGTGAAGTTATAAGAAATGCGGTAATTCACAGAGACTATTCTTTAAAGGGCAAAGACATAAAAATTGCCATTTTTGACGATAAAATTGAGATTACAAGCCCCGGTAAATTAATGCCTACTATTGACTTTGACGATATGGAATCTGGCCAGTCAGACATAAGAAACAAAGTTCTGGCATCAGTGTTTAAAAAACTTGGTATTATCGAACAATGGGGAAACGGATTAAGATTAATTGCTGATGATTTAAGAAAATATCCGGAAATAAAATTTGAATGGAGTGAGCCTGGAATTTCCTTTAGGGTAACATTTAGAAAAATAAACTACAGTCCAGAAACCAAAAAAACTGCTTTAACAGAATCTGCGGACGATTACGGCCGATTACGGACGGTTGCGGACGATTACGAACGATTACGAACGATTGCGAATGATTACGAACGATTAACGTTGGAAGAGAAGGAGATATTACTTTATATTTTAGATAACGGAAAAATCACAAGGAAGAAAGCAACTGAAATCCTTAATATTCAAAAAACCAAAGCACACAAAATTTTAAGCTCATTAGTTGAAAAAAATCTTATTCAAAGACAAGGAAAAGGTAGAAGCACATATTATGTTTTGAAGAATTAA
- a CDS encoding ORF6N domain-containing protein, translated as MDEEIIRIEDIKTKIHTIRGVQVMLDSDLAKLYGVEVRVLNQAVKRNKERFPEDFMFQLTKEEYESLRSQIVISSWGGRRYLPYAFTEQGVAMLSAVLRSKTAIDVSIKIMKAFVAMRKFIIKNAEIFSRLEKIEYKLTDHDKKFEVLFKALESKEESPTQGIFFDGQIFDAYKFVSDLIRSANKSIILIDNYIDESVFTLLTKRKPDVKAIIFVGKITKQIKLDLKKHNAQYQPVEVKELKNIHDRFLIIDNKDVYHIGASLKDLGKKVFAFSKMNKEGLKILERVKND; from the coding sequence ATGGACGAAGAAATAATACGAATTGAAGACATTAAAACCAAAATTCATACCATAAGAGGTGTTCAGGTAATGCTTGATAGTGACCTTGCAAAACTTTATGGTGTAGAAGTTAGAGTTTTGAATCAGGCGGTAAAAAGGAATAAAGAAAGATTCCCCGAAGATTTCATGTTTCAACTTACAAAAGAAGAATATGAATCTTTAAGATCACAAATTGTGATCTCAAGTTGGGGTGGGAGACGATATCTTCCCTATGCCTTTACTGAGCAAGGCGTAGCAATGCTTTCAGCAGTATTGAGAAGTAAGACCGCAATAGATGTAAGCATAAAAATAATGAAGGCATTTGTTGCTATGAGAAAATTTATCATTAAAAACGCTGAAATCTTTTCCCGTTTGGAAAAGATTGAATATAAACTAACAGACCATGATAAAAAATTTGAGGTATTATTCAAGGCTCTTGAGAGCAAAGAAGAAAGCCCCACACAAGGCATATTCTTTGATGGACAAATTTTTGATGCTTACAAATTTGTTAGTGATTTAATCCGTTCAGCAAACAAATCTATTATTTTAATAGATAATTACATAGATGAAAGCGTGTTTACTTTATTAACTAAAAGAAAACCAGATGTAAAAGCTATTATATTCGTTGGAAAAATAACAAAACAGATTAAACTGGATCTAAAAAAACACAATGCTCAGTACCAACCTGTTGAAGTAAAGGAACTCAAAAATATACACGATAGATTTTTGATAATAGATAATAAAGATGTTTATCACATTGGGGCGTCACTAAAAGACTTAGGCAAAAAAGTATTTGCCTTTTCAAAAATGAATAAGGAAGGATTGAAAATTTTGGAGAGGGTGAAAAATGACTGA
- a CDS encoding restriction endonuclease subunit S has protein sequence MTEKVPKGWKRVKLGDVAVINPSEILKKGTLAKKVPMEALHPFTKKISIYEIKPFNGGVKFRNGDTLVARITPSLENGKTAYVDILEENEIGFGSTEFIVLREKKGLSDSHFLYYFAISPEFRDVAIKSMTGSTGRQRVQTDVVFNYKFLFPPLSEQKAIASVLSSLDDKIDLLQRQNQTLEQMAETLFRKWFIEDAKEDWEEKPLDTIANFLNGLACQKYPPKNNFDKLPVLKIKELKNGFSENSDWATSDVPSEYIVVNGDVIFSWSGSLIVKIWDGEKCVLNQHLFKVTSEKYPKWFYYFWIKYYLQQFITIAESKATTMGHIKRDDLSKALVLVPPDEELLKMDKEISPFIEKIIAINNQIRTLAKLRDTLLPKLMSGEVRVKL, from the coding sequence ATGACTGAAAAAGTACCCAAAGGGTGGAAAAGAGTTAAGCTGGGAGATGTGGCTGTTATTAATCCTTCTGAGATATTAAAGAAAGGTACGCTTGCCAAAAAAGTTCCAATGGAAGCTTTACATCCTTTCACTAAGAAAATTTCCATTTATGAAATAAAACCATTTAATGGCGGGGTAAAATTTAGGAATGGTGATACTTTGGTTGCAAGAATTACACCGAGTTTAGAGAATGGGAAGACAGCTTATGTTGATATCTTAGAAGAGAATGAGATAGGTTTTGGATCTACAGAATTTATTGTCTTAAGAGAAAAAAAGGGTCTATCTGATAGTCATTTTTTATACTATTTTGCTATTTCACCTGAGTTTAGGGATGTTGCTATAAAATCAATGACAGGGAGCACAGGAAGACAGAGAGTACAAACAGATGTTGTTTTTAATTACAAGTTTCTATTTCCTCCCCTTTCCGAACAAAAAGCCATAGCCTCTGTGCTTTCATCTCTTGATGATAAAATAGACCTGCTGCAGCGCCAAAATCAAACACTTGAACAAATGGCTGAGACTCTTTTTAGAAAGTGGTTTATAGAAGACGCAAAAGAGGATTGGGAAGAAAAACCTTTAGATACAATAGCAAACTTTTTAAATGGTCTCGCTTGTCAAAAATATCCTCCAAAGAATAATTTTGATAAACTACCTGTTTTAAAAATTAAAGAATTAAAAAACGGCTTTAGTGAAAATTCAGATTGGGCTACTTCTGATGTTCCTTCTGAATATATTGTTGTTAATGGTGATGTCATTTTTTCTTGGTCTGGTAGCTTAATTGTAAAAATATGGGATGGTGAAAAATGCGTTTTAAATCAACATCTTTTTAAAGTTACATCTGAAAAATATCCAAAGTGGTTTTATTATTTTTGGATTAAATATTATTTGCAACAATTCATTACAATTGCTGAAAGTAAAGCTACAACAATGGGGCACATAAAAAGAGACGATTTATCAAAGGCATTAGTATTAGTGCCTCCAGATGAAGAGCTTTTAAAGATGGACAAAGAAATATCTCCATTTATTGAAAAAATTATTGCTATAAATAATCAAATTCGCACCCTTGCAAAATTAAGAGATACACTTTTGCCAAAGCTAATGAGTGGAGAAGTGAGGGTGAAATTATGA